One genomic window of Silene latifolia isolate original U9 population unplaced genomic scaffold, ASM4854445v1 scaffold_592, whole genome shotgun sequence includes the following:
- the LOC141639904 gene encoding bifunctional nuclease 2, which produces MLRTEILSPTCKLIPHSSSSSSSSIIHSRSPFSLRFITPKKLIISCKNHTPSNSNHHLRHQPHDDFLEASLLLSETVKHHHLRKQGFPEELKQYPGQFLPYSTKVRGFENTVTSVGLSILRRFRHSTMFLKVSCEGNFLLPIVVGEVAVERLLDSVDEDDDGDYLNQFQFAKNLVIDLGYEIKMVKITKRVINTYFATIYFGKAGEIETFSVDARPSDAINVAKRCKAPIYVNKDIVSADAIRITPGSSYSKPIYDVLLDSPLDGPDSLVEELSVVRNMKLAVEEERYADAAKWRNELAKFHFPDA; this is translated from the exons ATGCTAAGAACAGAGATATTGTCTCCCACTTGTAAACTTATCCCtcattcatcttcatcttcatcgtctTCTATTATTCATTCTCGATCTCCATTTTCATTGAGATTCATAACCCCTAAAAAACTTATTATTTCCTGTAAAAACCACACTCCTTCTAATTCTAATCATCATCTTCGTCATCAACCTCACGACGATTTTCTCGAAGCTTCCCTCTTACTTTCAG AAACTGTAAAGCACCACCATTTGCGGAAGCAAGGATTTCCGGAAGAGTTAAAGCAATATCCTGGTCAATTTCTTCCTTACTCTACTAAAGTCAGAGGTTTTGAGAATACTGTAACATCTGTAGGATTAAGCATTCTGCGTCGTTTTCGACATTCCACTATGTTCCTTAAGGTTTCCTGTGAAGGGAATTTCCTTCTTCCTATTGTTGTAG GAGAGGTTGCTGTTGAGAGACTGCTAGATTCTGTAGATGAGGATGACGATGGG GATTACTTAAATCAGTTCCAATTTGCAAAGAATCTTGTCATTGATCTTGGATACGAG ATAAAGatggtgaaaatcacaaaaagagTGATCAATACATACTTCGCTACAATATATTTTGGCAAG GCGGGGGAAATAGAGACTTTCAGTGTGGATGCACGTCCATCTGATGCCATCAACGTGGCTAAACGATGCAAG GCCCCAATTTATGTAAACAAGGACATTGTCTCAGCAGATGCTATAAGGATTACTCCAGGAAGTTCTTATTCAAAACCTATTTATGATGTCTTATTGGACAG TCCTTTAGACGGACCTGATTCACTGGTGGAAGAACTTAGTGTTGTACGGAACATGAAGTTGGCAGTTGAAGAAGAGAGATATGCTGATGCAG CCAAGTGGAGAAACGAACTTGCAAAATTCCATTTCCCTGACGCTTGA